A genomic stretch from Plutella xylostella chromosome 14, ilPluXylo3.1, whole genome shotgun sequence includes:
- the LOC105383503 gene encoding xylosyl- and glucuronyltransferase LARGE2s has translation MTKKFMVIRAKIFSRWFLRPWLGIPVGIWIAVVTLVYYSWIYSISTTDHHMPPPVFKTPDKLAELQTLSPMWSNYQVPVIPDIVGTLCEKIHIALVCMGKCPPTITPLLKSLLHHRQNPIHFHFIVDTSSEHVLNTLMKTWDLPDVNYSCYNAQDHLFKVSWVPNKHYSGIYTLVKLLVPEILPASLPRVIMLDSDLTFLSDVAELWSMFRNMTDRQFIGLVENESDWYFGQHRWPALGQGYNTGVMLLDLSKVRETVDWNTLWHEAINDNLAELQQLNLADQDVINVLIKNDPSILYPISCQYNIQMSTRSVAKSCYGENIHNVKVIHWNSNKKQNIEIRDAEYFKTLHLFYVNLDGNLLRNKLHKCYTTEVVTPEETKPNDLCASFHSAQRVKLRTLLYYTEYQYTVTDNFDVTLALQLSFDRMQFLERLVKYWEGPLSVAIYLSDCEVEQLGSFIREHSDTLSSRTNIGYHLVFKQEQVHYPVNYLRNVALSGVHTPYVFLVDVDFVPMHALHRHLRRALRLVNPYPLKKCLVVPAFETTRYRVSPPRDKAALLARLRSDVAPFRAREWPRGHRATNYSRWITATEPYEVEWQADYEPYLVVHRSVPRYDTRFSGFGWNKVSHSVELYARGYRAVVLPGAFIVHAPHAPSADITAFRARPDYRVCLSILKQEFMSDLKKKYNVTLDNNEEYNPQGKT, from the exons ATGACTAAAAAGTTCATGGTAATTCGCGctaaaatattttcccgatGGTTTCTGCGGCCGTGGCTCGGCATTCCAGTGGGGATATGGATAGCTGTGGTTACCCTGGTGTATTACAGCTGGATCTACAGCATCAGCACCACTGACCATCACATGCCTCCTCCAGTATTCAAAACACCAGATAAATTAGCTGAATTGCAAACTCTTAGCCCTATGTGGAGCAATTATCAGGTGCCTGTG ATACCAGACATAGTAGGCACCCTATGTGAGAAGATCCACATAGCGCTGGTGTGTATGGGCAAGTGTCCGCCGACCATCACTCCGCTGCTCAAGTCTCTGCTGCATCACCGACAGAACCCCATACACTTCCACTTCATTGTGGACACCAGCTCCGAGCATGTTCTGAATACACTCATGAAGACTTGGGACTTGCCTGATG TAAACTACAGCTGCTACAACGCGCAAGACCACCTGTTCAAGGTGTCCTGGGTGCCGAACAAGCACTACTCGGGCATCTACACGCTGGTGAAGCTATTAGTCCCGGAGATCCTGCCGGCTAGCCTTCCTCGGGTTATCATGCTGGATTCAGACCTGACCTTCTTGTCAGATGTGGCCGAGCTGTGGAGCATGTTCCGGAATATGACTGATAGACAG TTTATAGGTCTAGTCGAGAACGAAAGTGACTGGTACTTCGGCCAGCACCGGTGGCCTGCTCTAGGCCAGGGATATAACACAGGAGTCATGTTACTAGACCTGTCGAAAGTTCGAGAAACGGTCGATTGGAACACGCTATGGCATGAAGCTATAAATGACAATTTAGCTGAGCTACAACAGCTAAATTTAGCAGATCAAGATGTGATCAATGTTCTTATAAAGAATGATCCCAGCATTCTGTACCCGATCAGCTGCCAGTACAATATACAGATGTCTACAAGATCTGTAGCTAAAAGTTGTTATGGGGAGAATATTCATAATGTTAAG gtaattCATTGGaattcaaacaaaaaacagAACATAGAAATAAGAGATGCAGAATATTTTAAGACTTTACATTTGTTCTACGTTAACTTAGATGGTAATTTGTTACGGAATAAGCTTCATAAGTGTTACACGACGGAAGTGGTCACTCCTGAAGAG ACGAAGCCCAACGACCTCTGCGCGAGTTTCCACTCAGCCCAGCGCGTCAAGTTACGCACATTACTGTACTACACCGAGTATCAATACACTGTGACGGATAACTTCGATGTGACGCTGGCGTTGCAGCTGTCGTTCGATAGGATGCAGTTTTTGGAGAGATTGGTCAAGTATTGGGAAG GTCCGCTGAGTGTCGCCATCTACCTATCGGACTGCGAAGTGGAACAACTCGGCAGCTTCATCCGAGAGCACTCGGACACGCTCAGCTCGAGGACCAACATCGGGTACCATTTAGTGTTCAAACAGGAACAG GTCCACTACCCAGTGAACTACCTGCGCAACGTGGCGCTCTCCGGTGTGCACACTCCCTACGTGTTCCTCGTGGACGTGGACTTCGTGCCCATGCACGCGCTGCACCGCCACCTGCGCCGCGCGCTGCGCCTCGTCAACCCCTACCCGCTCAAGAAG TGCCTAGTAGTCCCGGCGTTCGAGACGACCCGCTACCGAGTGTCCCCGCCGCGCGACAAGGCGGCGTTACTGGCAAGACTTCGCTCTGATGTGGCCCCGTTTAGAGCGCGCGAGTGGCCCCGGGGGCATAGAGCTACGAATTATAGTCGCTGGATTACAGCTACGGAACCTTATGAG GTAGAATGGCAGGCTGACTATGAACCCTACCTGGTAGTCCATCGGTCGGTGCCCAGATACGACACAAGATTTTCAGGATTCGGCTGgaataag GTGTCCCACAGCGTGGAGCTCTACGCCCGCGGCTACCGCGCCGTGGTGCTGCCGGGCGCGTTCATAGTGCACGCGCCGCACGCGCCCTCCGCCGACATCACCGCCTTCCGCGCGCGCCCCGACTACCGCGT ATGCCTGTCGATACTCAAACAAGAGTTCATGAGCGACCTGAAGAAGAAATACAACGTGACCCTCGATAATAATGAAGAATACAACCCCCAGGGGAAAACGTAG
- the LOC105383480 gene encoding intraflagellar transport protein 57 homolog, which translates to MDLNLMDKLRILKIDVELRPEIKMKPMSRYYFITSTNPAEQFFVFASTAAWLIRRAGRDFDQPHEEDDPNSIIANILEHLREKEITVDFSSHKLKQGYGEQVCFILNVLTNEVLKKEKFQWENPVVQEAETEDAVDDADQVEDETEIILDKVEEEMGIYSAESGDEEQLEDKEVVNVTDKVHDWEAWKLELERVAPALRLKIPADGRDWRARHAQMKAYKDELFDRFKTTGTQLNKLHTNISSTMDKVSARENILNEQFAPMVREYGALLDELNKVTHEYKEVSVGIVERQEILNELTAKVESVKQKTESRGSSMNDSSPLVTAKKALSNLKKEIQELDFQIIVLLWLLTTKENPNSSNLLGTAQSRMIADEVY; encoded by the coding sequence ATGGATCTAAACTTAATGGACAAGCTGAGGATCTTGAAAATCGATGTCGAACTACGTCCAGAGATTAAGATGAAGCCAATGAGCCGCTACTACTTCATCACGTCCACCAATCCTGCGGAACAGTTCTTCGTGTTTGCCTCCACGGCCGCCTGGCTCATCCGCCGAGCTGGTCGGGACTTCGACCAGCCCCATGAGGAAGATGACCCCAACTCCATCATCGCCAATATCCTAGAACACCTCAGAGAAAAAGAGATAACTGTAGATTTCTCGTCACACAAATTGAAACAAGGCTATGGAGAACAGGTCTGTTTCATCTTGAACGTTTTGACCAATGAGGTCCTGAAGAAAGAGAAGTTTCAATGGGAAAACCCGGTGGTACAAGAGGCAGAAACGGAAGATGCAGTAGACGACGCCGACCAAGTTGAGGATGAAACCGAAATAATTCTGGACAAAGTTGAAGAGGAAATGGGTATTTATTCAGCAGAGTCCGGAGACGAGGAGCAGCTTGAAGATAAAGAGGTGGTTAACGTGACGGATAAGGTGCACGACTGGGAAGCGTGGAAGTTGGAGCTGGAGAGAGTAGCGCCGGCGCTGCGGCTGAAGATACCAGCCGACGGGCGCGACTGGCGGGCCAGACACGCACAGATGAAGGCATACAAAGACGAACTGTTCGACAGGTTTAAAACCACAGGCACACAGCTGAACAAACTGCACACAAACATCAGCTCTACCATGGACAAAGTGTCAGCCAGAGAGAATATACTCAACGAGCAGTTTGCACCAATGGTCCGCGAATACGGAGCTCTATTAGACGAGCTTAATAAAGTAACCCACGAGTACAAAGAGGTTAGTGTAGGGATAGTTGAAAGGCAAGAGATACTGAATGAATTGACTGCAAAAGTGGAAAGTGTTAAGCAGAAGACAGAGTCCCGGGGCTCGTCGATGAACGACAGCTCGCCGCTGGTAACTGCTAAGAAGGCGTTATCGAATTTGAAGAAGGAAATTCAAGAGCTGGACTTCCAGATCATTGTCCTGCTCTGGCTGTTGACGACCAAAGAGAACCCCAATAGCAGCAATCTGCTAGGCACCGCCCAGTCTAGGATGATCGCAGATGAGGTCTATTAA